AGAAACGCGGAACAGGAACCAAACGCGAGGTGACGATGACCCTGGCGAAGAAGAAAACGACGCCCGCGTTCCGGGCGCGCCTCCGGCAGTTGCGGGACGCCGTCGGGATCTCCCAAGTGCGAACAGCCAAGATCGTGGGCGTTCACATCGCGACGTACATGCGCTGGGAGCGCCTCGGCGAGACCGAACCGACGTTTTCGCAACTGTGCGTGCTGGCCGACACGTTCGGGGTTACGCTGAACGACTTCGTGACCGAGGCTCCGCCGGCCGAAACACCCGAACCGGAACCTGTGACCAAAGTACCCAAGAAAAAGGCCACCCCAAAAAAGGCAAAGGGCAAGAAGTAGCTCCGTAAACCGACGGTTAGCCTTTCTTCTCCTCGGGGGCCGTGTCGCCGAACAAATCGGCCCGAACCCGTTCACGTTCGCGGTCAATCTGCTCGGGCACGGCACCGAGTTCCCGGAGTACGGATTCGGTCATCGCCAGAGCCACCTCTCCCTCACCCGCGAACACCTCGTCCGCGCCGGCCTTCCGCAACTCGGCGCGCTCGCGCAAGTAGGCCGACCGCGCTAGCACCCGGATCTCCGGGTTCAGTTCGCGCGCCAGTCGAACCACTTCCTCAGCGCCCTTCAGCCCGGACGCACTGAGGATCAAGCTGCCGGCCCCGTTCAGGCCCGCTTCTTTCAGCGTATCTTGGCGCGCGGCGTCGCCGTACACCGCCGCGATGCCCTCGGAACGCAGCCGCCGGACCGTTTCCAGGTTCATTTCGATGATCGTGGGTACGATCCCGTTCTCCTTGAGGAGCCGGGCCAGCGTGCGCCCGACCGGGCCGTACCCGATGACCACTGCCCGGTAGCGCGGGTCCGCTTCCTCCGGCAGCACGGGATTGGTCCCACCGGGTCCGCGTCGTCGCGAGTTCAACAGGTGCCACAACCGCGGACGAGCCGCAGCCCACGCCTCGATCGGCCCAACAGCACGATAGAGGAGCGGGTTAACCGAGATCGAGACGATCGCCGCCGCAACCAGCGCGCTCGTGGCCTCGTCGGGCAGCACCTTCAGTTTGGTACCCAGCGCGGCCAGGATGAACGAGAACTCGCCGATCTGCCCGAGCGCCACTGCCACGGCGATTGCGATCCGCACCGGGTACCCGAGTAGCAAGACGATCCCGATGGCCGCGAGCGGCTTGCCGATCATGACGACCGCGAGCGTCGCCAACACCACTAGCGGGGCGTCGATCAGGTAGTGCGGGTCGAACAACATCCCGACCGAAACGAAGAACAACACCGCGAACGCATCCCGCATCGGGAGCGCGTCGGACGCGGCGCGGAGGCTGAAATCGCTCCGGCCTACGATCATCCCCGCGAGGAACGCACCGAGGGCCATCGACACGCCAAACAGCATCGAGGAACCGACCGCGATCCCCAGTGCCACGACGAGCACGGTCAGAGTAAACAGTTCGCGTGAGCCGGTGTCGGCCACCCGGTTCAGGAGCCACGGAATGACCCGCCCGCCGACCGGCATGGCGACGGCCATCAGCAGGCCGATTTTGATCACCGCCAGCCCAACAGCGAATGCGAGTCCGCCCTCAGAATTTCCAAATACGGGCGGGAGTAGAACCAGCACAAGCACGGTGAAGATGTCCTCAACGACCAGCCACCCGATCGCAATGTGCCCCGTCGGAGTGTGAAGTTCGTTGGCATCCGACAACACCCGAGTCAGCACCACGGTACTCGCGACCG
This region of Gemmata massiliana genomic DNA includes:
- a CDS encoding helix-turn-helix domain-containing protein yields the protein MTLAKKKTTPAFRARLRQLRDAVGISQVRTAKIVGVHIATYMRWERLGETEPTFSQLCVLADTFGVTLNDFVTEAPPAETPEPEPVTKVPKKKATPKKAKGKK
- a CDS encoding cation:proton antiporter, whose translation is MHDTELILTLTFGLTVALAFGYVTHRIGLSPIVGYLLAGIVVGPHTPGFVADKHLAEQMAEIGVILLMFGVGLHFHFDELLAVRRIALPGAIVQSLVATLLGAVVALSLGWGASAGVVFGLALSVASTVVLTRVLSDANELHTPTGHIAIGWLVVEDIFTVLVLVLLPPVFGNSEGGLAFAVGLAVIKIGLLMAVAMPVGGRVIPWLLNRVADTGSRELFTLTVLVVALGIAVGSSMLFGVSMALGAFLAGMIVGRSDFSLRAASDALPMRDAFAVLFFVSVGMLFDPHYLIDAPLVVLATLAVVMIGKPLAAIGIVLLLGYPVRIAIAVAVALGQIGEFSFILAALGTKLKVLPDEATSALVAAAIVSISVNPLLYRAVGPIEAWAAARPRLWHLLNSRRRGPGGTNPVLPEEADPRYRAVVIGYGPVGRTLARLLKENGIVPTIIEMNLETVRRLRSEGIAAVYGDAARQDTLKEAGLNGAGSLILSASGLKGAEEVVRLARELNPEIRVLARSAYLRERAELRKAGADEVFAGEGEVALAMTESVLRELGAVPEQIDRERERVRADLFGDTAPEEKKG